In a genomic window of Vicinamibacterales bacterium:
- a CDS encoding DsrE family protein, with the protein MAKTLFIINDPPYGTERAYNALRLAGALAKREGMEVRVFLIGDAASAAKKDQKAPQGYYNLELMLRAVTRRGGEVGVCGTCMDARGMSDAELSDGTRRSTLEQLTDWTQWADKVIAF; encoded by the coding sequence ATGGCCAAGACGCTGTTCATCATCAACGACCCGCCGTACGGCACGGAACGGGCCTACAACGCCCTCCGTCTCGCCGGCGCGCTCGCGAAACGCGAGGGCATGGAAGTAAGGGTGTTCCTGATCGGCGACGCGGCGAGTGCTGCGAAGAAGGACCAGAAGGCGCCGCAGGGCTACTACAACCTCGAACTGATGCTGCGCGCCGTGACCAGGCGCGGCGGCGAGGTGGGCGTCTGCGGCACCTGCATGGACGCCCGCGGCATGAGCGATGCCGAGCTGAGCGACGGCACCCGTCGCAGCACGCTCGAGCAGCTCACCGACTGGACGCAGTGGGCGGACAAGGTCATCGCGTTCTGA
- a CDS encoding helix-turn-helix domain-containing protein, whose protein sequence is MRPPHRVRYNLKSLEIQALSVDLAMRIGALAQRTGTNVPTIRYYESIGLLAKAARHDGGHRLYTDSDVERLTFIRRCREYGFTVEQVRSLATLGRDHQRSCTELREVAATHLSGVEARIRELQGLARSLEQFVATCDATCAGGPGPACTILGDLGRSGTVIACATAPTRSRLEVSQRGPSHSTGDRRTRRRGSHNA, encoded by the coding sequence ATGAGGCCTCCTCACCGCGTACGCTACAACCTCAAGTCACTTGAGATTCAAGCGCTATCTGTGGACCTGGCTATGAGAATCGGTGCGCTCGCTCAACGGACCGGCACGAACGTGCCGACCATTCGCTACTACGAGTCGATCGGCCTGTTGGCTAAAGCCGCGCGCCACGACGGTGGACACCGGCTCTACACCGACAGTGACGTCGAGCGGCTCACGTTCATCCGCCGGTGCCGTGAGTATGGGTTCACGGTCGAACAGGTCCGTTCGCTCGCGACTCTCGGCCGCGATCACCAGCGGTCATGCACGGAGCTCCGCGAGGTTGCCGCCACGCATCTCTCAGGCGTTGAGGCGCGGATTCGGGAACTGCAGGGGCTGGCCCGCAGCCTCGAACAGTTCGTCGCCACGTGCGATGCCACGTGTGCCGGAGGGCCGGGTCCGGCGTGCACGATCCTTGGCGACCTCGGCAGGTCCGGAACCGTGATCGCGTGTGCGACCGCGCCGACGCGTTCGCGACTCGAGGTCAGTCAGCGAGGGCCGTCGCACTCGACCGGCGATCGGCGCACGCGCCGCCGCGGGTCTCACAACGCGTGA
- a CDS encoding alpha/beta fold hydrolase, translating to MATTSRQRIHYVTASDGVRLAWADSGRGAPIVKAANWLTHLEYEWESPVWKHWLQFFADRFRLVRFDERGCGMSEWTVGHLSVDRWVADLESVIEAAAIETPITLLGISQGAATCITYAAKRPERVARLILYGSYARGSWRRGVERTELEYRAMVELTRLGWGRDNPTFRQIFTSRFIPGGSDEHVKWFNQLCLKTTTGELAAELFEARAQVDVTSMLGLVRAPTLVLHARDDQVTPIYEGRLVAAGINGAEFVELDSRNHILLESEPAWSRFRAAVLEFVGGGVEDAAFSALSGREREILGLIADGLSNLEIAVRLAISEKTVRNHTSNIFDKLGVWTRAQAIVFARDRHFSE from the coding sequence ATGGCCACCACGAGCCGCCAGCGCATCCACTATGTGACCGCGTCAGACGGCGTGCGGCTCGCTTGGGCCGACTCGGGTCGCGGTGCCCCCATAGTCAAGGCGGCCAACTGGCTCACGCACCTCGAGTACGAGTGGGAAAGCCCGGTCTGGAAGCACTGGCTCCAGTTCTTCGCGGACCGGTTCCGTCTCGTCCGGTTCGACGAGCGCGGGTGCGGCATGAGCGAGTGGACGGTCGGCCATTTGTCGGTCGACCGCTGGGTCGCGGATCTCGAGTCGGTGATCGAGGCGGCGGCGATCGAGACGCCGATAACACTGCTCGGCATTTCACAGGGCGCGGCCACGTGCATCACCTACGCGGCGAAGCGCCCAGAGCGCGTCGCGAGGCTGATCCTGTACGGTTCCTACGCGCGCGGATCGTGGCGGCGCGGTGTCGAGCGGACCGAGCTGGAATACCGCGCGATGGTGGAGCTCACGCGTCTCGGCTGGGGCCGCGACAACCCGACTTTTCGTCAGATCTTCACGTCACGATTCATCCCTGGCGGCAGCGACGAGCACGTGAAGTGGTTCAACCAGCTGTGCCTGAAAACTACGACCGGCGAGCTCGCGGCCGAGTTGTTCGAGGCGCGCGCACAGGTCGACGTGACATCGATGCTCGGCCTCGTCCGCGCGCCGACCCTGGTGCTCCACGCCCGCGACGACCAAGTCACCCCCATCTACGAAGGACGGCTGGTCGCAGCCGGCATCAACGGGGCGGAGTTCGTCGAACTGGACTCGAGGAACCACATCCTTCTCGAATCGGAGCCCGCGTGGTCGCGCTTTCGGGCGGCGGTGCTCGAGTTCGTCGGAGGAGGGGTCGAGGACGCTGCCTTCAGCGCGTTGTCCGGACGAGAACGGGAAATCCTCGGCCTGATCGCCGACGGACTCAGTAACCTCGAAATCGCGGTCCGGCTCGCGATCAGCGAAAAGACGGTCCGCAACCATACGTCGAATATCTTCGACAAGCTTGGCGTCTGGACCCGGGCTCAGGCCATCGTGTTCGCCCGTGACCGCCACTTCTCTGAGTAG
- a CDS encoding FAD-dependent oxidoreductase — MRIVILGGGIGGQVAATELWRRLPREHHVTVIERHPQHAFAPSFLWVMTGDRRPEQVTRPLRSLLPAGGELVEDHVAGIDVARRRVQLGRSAVDYDYLVVAVGAELAADSIRGLAAASHTLHPRRRQSSADRARDDRWRHGGDRREPAALQVSGGAARSGHAHRQRRTPARPGRPGALCTSSHQSRSRCRSPGRRLATRCGTCSNSAASLSIPDTF; from the coding sequence ATGCGCATCGTGATCCTGGGGGGCGGCATCGGTGGACAGGTGGCGGCCACCGAACTGTGGCGGCGTCTGCCGAGAGAGCACCACGTCACCGTGATTGAGCGGCACCCGCAGCATGCCTTCGCGCCGTCGTTCCTGTGGGTGATGACCGGTGATCGGCGGCCGGAGCAGGTGACTCGTCCGCTGCGCAGTCTGCTGCCCGCAGGTGGCGAGCTGGTCGAAGACCACGTCGCCGGTATCGACGTGGCTCGACGCCGCGTCCAGCTCGGCCGCTCAGCGGTCGACTACGACTACCTGGTGGTGGCGGTTGGTGCGGAACTGGCCGCCGACAGCATCCGCGGCCTCGCTGCCGCGTCGCATACCTTACACCCTCGACGGCGCCAGTCGTCTGCGGACCGCGCTCGAGACGATCGATGGCGGCACGGTGGCGATCGTCGTGAGCCGGCTGCCCTACAAGTGTCCGGGGGCGCCGCACGAAGCGGCCATGCTCATCGCCAACGTCGTACGCCGGCGCGGCCGGGCCGGCCAGGTGCACTGTGCACCTCTTCACACCAGAGCCGCAGCCGATGCCGGTCGCCGGGCCGGCGCTTGGCAACGCGGTGCGGCACATGCTCGAACAGCGCGGCATCACTTTCCATCCCGGACACATTCTGA
- a CDS encoding metalloregulator ArsR/SmtB family transcription factor, with protein MAVTTRTGSLKTVAYEHIARMGQAASSASRLELLELLTQGPRTVDALARQVGHSLATTSHHLQVLRRAQLVEAEKAGQYVTYRIADPRVETFLLDLRRLAESRLSEIAQVRRQFLEKRGALEPVDDEELTRRVRAGEVTVIDVRPREEYEAGHLPGAISMPLADLPARSKELRKRRDVVAYCRGPYCVMALDAVDLLRRRGFRAHRLEHGVAEWRARGWRVESGESARSDGRP; from the coding sequence ATGGCCGTCACGACCCGAACCGGTTCACTCAAGACCGTCGCCTACGAGCACATCGCCCGGATGGGCCAAGCGGCGTCCAGCGCCAGCCGGCTCGAACTCCTCGAGCTGCTGACGCAGGGACCGCGCACGGTCGACGCATTGGCCCGCCAGGTCGGACACAGCTTGGCGACGACCTCGCACCATCTCCAGGTGCTGCGCCGGGCCCAACTGGTCGAGGCGGAGAAGGCCGGGCAGTACGTCACCTATCGGATCGCCGATCCGAGGGTCGAGACGTTCCTGCTCGACCTGCGGAGGCTGGCCGAGTCGCGCCTGTCCGAGATCGCCCAGGTAAGGCGACAGTTCCTGGAGAAGCGCGGCGCTCTCGAACCAGTGGACGACGAGGAACTGACGCGCCGAGTCCGCGCGGGCGAAGTGACCGTCATCGACGTCCGGCCCCGCGAAGAATACGAGGCGGGCCATCTGCCCGGGGCGATCTCGATGCCGCTCGCCGACCTGCCCGCGCGCTCCAAGGAGCTTCGGAAGCGGCGCGACGTCGTCGCATACTGCCGCGGCCCTTATTGCGTCATGGCCCTCGATGCCGTGGACCTGCTGCGCCGGCGCGGCTTCCGCGCCCACCGGCTGGAGCACGGCGTGGCGGAGTGGCGGGCGCGAGGCTGGCGCGTCGAGTCGGGTGAGTCGGCCCGGTCCGACGGACGGCCATGA
- a CDS encoding MHYT domain-containing protein produces MDDTLIAASYDFRLVTLSIVVASAAAFVALELATRVAGTCGSRRFTWVLGGATSMGLGIWSMHFVGMEAYKLPIPVAYDIVLVVTSLVAAVIASAIALSIVSLARLTLPAVGAGSAAMGLAIGGMHYIGMAAMRLPAMHRYDARLVALSMLIAVLVSGVALLVSFALRTSRSASLKVVGASVMGLAVAGMHYTAMAAVTFRPSAAPVDLSGAVPASALGLTAIVSVTVLVLGFTITVVHLDRLFGLQASALAASEARFRTLFDRSPAGIFEVTLEGRILSCNSAFAEILGFESVAACTAADADSHYVNTTDRQRFLDQVQSVGVLRDFTNRLRRRDGSELWVLENAVLLPSTNGESPVLQGTIIDITARVRAEVALREAQKLESVGRLAAGVAHEINTPIQFVSDSVTFVKDAMGDLGGLIAQYRRAIHESPGPETSIARPIAEAEDAADLDYLLENVPRSLERALEGLGRVAEIVRSMKEFAHPDQKEMAEVELNRAIESTLVIARNEYKYVADLDVEYGELPVVICHAGDINQVVLNVVVNAAHAIEDAVRGTSARGRITVRTFASGGDAVIRISDTGPGIPSGVQAHVFEPFYTTKEVGRGTGQGLAIARTIIDAHGGALTFDTSPSGTTFQIRLPLAGAPSEAAA; encoded by the coding sequence ATGGACGACACACTGATCGCGGCGTCGTACGACTTCCGTCTGGTCACCCTGTCGATCGTGGTTGCCTCGGCCGCCGCCTTCGTGGCGCTCGAGTTGGCGACGCGAGTCGCCGGGACCTGTGGGTCCCGGCGGTTCACGTGGGTGCTCGGCGGTGCCACCAGCATGGGCCTGGGCATCTGGTCGATGCACTTCGTCGGGATGGAGGCCTATAAGCTGCCGATCCCGGTCGCCTACGACATCGTCCTGGTCGTCACGTCGCTCGTAGCGGCAGTGATTGCCTCGGCCATCGCCCTCTCGATCGTCTCCCTGGCACGGCTGACACTCCCGGCCGTCGGAGCGGGCAGCGCAGCCATGGGGCTCGCAATCGGTGGCATGCACTACATCGGCATGGCGGCGATGCGCTTGCCCGCGATGCATCGGTACGACGCCCGCCTCGTGGCTTTGTCCATGCTCATCGCTGTTCTCGTATCAGGCGTCGCGCTGCTCGTGTCCTTCGCATTGCGGACGAGCCGGTCCGCCTCGCTCAAGGTCGTCGGCGCCAGCGTCATGGGACTGGCAGTCGCCGGCATGCACTACACCGCCATGGCGGCGGTCACTTTTCGCCCATCGGCAGCCCCGGTCGACCTTTCAGGTGCGGTACCGGCGTCGGCGCTCGGCCTGACGGCCATCGTCTCGGTGACCGTGCTCGTGCTCGGGTTTACGATCACCGTTGTCCATCTCGACCGCCTGTTCGGGCTGCAGGCGAGCGCCCTCGCAGCGAGCGAAGCTCGGTTCAGGACGCTATTCGACCGCTCGCCGGCCGGCATCTTCGAGGTCACGCTCGAGGGCCGGATCCTGAGCTGCAACTCGGCATTCGCCGAGATCCTCGGATTCGAGTCGGTGGCGGCGTGCACGGCGGCCGACGCGGACTCGCATTACGTCAACACGACCGATCGGCAGCGGTTCCTCGACCAGGTGCAGTCCGTCGGCGTCCTTCGGGACTTCACGAACCGTCTGAGACGACGAGACGGGTCGGAACTGTGGGTGCTCGAGAACGCCGTTCTCCTCCCGTCGACCAACGGTGAGTCCCCCGTGCTGCAAGGCACCATCATCGACATCACTGCCAGGGTCCGCGCGGAGGTTGCGCTACGGGAGGCGCAAAAACTTGAGTCGGTCGGCCGCCTCGCGGCGGGTGTGGCACACGAAATCAACACTCCGATCCAGTTTGTCAGCGATAGCGTAACGTTTGTGAAGGATGCCATGGGCGATCTCGGCGGGTTGATCGCACAATACCGGCGCGCGATTCACGAATCGCCTGGTCCCGAGACGAGTATCGCGCGGCCCATTGCGGAGGCCGAAGATGCGGCTGATCTCGACTACCTTTTGGAGAACGTGCCACGCTCGCTCGAGCGGGCCCTTGAGGGTCTCGGACGCGTAGCGGAGATCGTGCGCTCCATGAAGGAGTTCGCGCACCCGGACCAGAAGGAAATGGCTGAGGTCGAGCTGAATCGAGCCATCGAGAGCACCCTCGTCATCGCGAGGAACGAGTACAAATACGTTGCGGATCTCGACGTCGAGTATGGTGAGCTCCCGGTGGTCATCTGCCATGCCGGTGACATCAATCAAGTCGTCCTCAACGTCGTCGTCAATGCGGCCCATGCCATCGAGGATGCCGTACGGGGCACGTCGGCCCGCGGGCGAATCACGGTCCGCACGTTCGCGAGCGGTGGTGATGCAGTGATTCGCATCAGTGATACCGGGCCGGGCATCCCCTCCGGTGTGCAGGCCCACGTCTTCGAGCCGTTCTACACCACGAAGGAGGTGGGCCGCGGTACGGGTCAAGGCTTGGCGATCGCGCGGACCATCATCGACGCGCACGGCGGGGCGCTGACCTTCGACACCAGCCCCTCGGGCACGACGTTTCAGATTCGCCTGCCGCTGGCTGGCGCGCCGTCAGAGGCTGCCGCATGA
- a CDS encoding MFS transporter has protein sequence MSGTEADVRLGLRENLAQFALLVVVNAFVGAMVGLERSILPTIAEQEFQLAARTAVLSFIVVFGVAKALTNYLAGRLSDRWGRKHVLVAGWLLAVPVPFLLMWAPTWTWVLWANVLLGISQGLTWSTTVIMKIDLVGARQRGLAMGLNEFAGYVAVAASALATGWIAARYGLRPQPFYLGVGFVAIGLVLSAWVVRETRHHVAQESVLTGLPATLSPREIFRRTSLTDANLSSVSQAGLVNNLNDGMAWGLFPLVFTAAGISLAEVGVLAAIYPATWGLAQLVTGALSDRTGRKPPIVWGMWTQAVGIAVVAMSARFDGFVTGAVLLGVGTAMVYPTLQAAIGDVAHPPWRASAVGVYRLWRDLGYALGALLAGVTADAFGLAAAMWLVAALTFASGLVSAIRMDETLPRASAARLRPV, from the coding sequence ATGTCCGGGACGGAAGCGGACGTGCGGCTCGGGCTGCGCGAGAACCTTGCGCAGTTCGCCTTGCTGGTCGTCGTCAACGCCTTCGTCGGCGCCATGGTCGGCCTCGAGCGCAGCATCCTGCCGACCATCGCCGAGCAGGAGTTCCAGCTCGCCGCCCGCACGGCCGTGCTGTCGTTCATCGTCGTATTCGGCGTCGCCAAGGCGCTCACCAATTACCTGGCTGGCCGGCTCTCCGATCGATGGGGCCGCAAGCACGTGCTCGTCGCCGGCTGGCTGCTCGCCGTGCCCGTGCCGTTCCTACTGATGTGGGCACCGACGTGGACCTGGGTGCTGTGGGCGAACGTCCTCCTCGGCATCAGCCAAGGCCTCACCTGGTCGACGACGGTGATCATGAAGATCGATCTGGTCGGGGCCAGGCAGCGCGGCCTGGCGATGGGCCTCAACGAGTTCGCCGGCTACGTCGCCGTCGCCGCCAGCGCCCTGGCCACGGGATGGATCGCCGCCCGCTACGGCCTGCGGCCGCAGCCCTTCTACCTGGGCGTCGGGTTCGTCGCCATCGGCCTGGTCCTGTCGGCCTGGGTCGTTCGCGAGACGCGTCACCACGTGGCCCAGGAGTCGGTGCTGACCGGGCTCCCCGCGACACTGTCACCACGCGAGATCTTCCGGCGTACGTCGCTGACCGACGCGAACCTCTCGAGTGTCAGCCAGGCGGGTCTGGTCAACAACCTCAACGACGGCATGGCGTGGGGCCTGTTCCCCCTGGTGTTCACCGCCGCCGGGATCAGCCTGGCCGAAGTCGGCGTGCTGGCGGCGATCTATCCGGCCACCTGGGGCCTGGCGCAGCTCGTCACCGGCGCGCTCTCGGATCGCACCGGGCGGAAGCCGCCGATTGTGTGGGGCATGTGGACGCAGGCGGTTGGCATCGCCGTCGTCGCCATGAGCGCCCGCTTCGACGGCTTCGTCACCGGCGCGGTCCTCCTCGGCGTCGGCACGGCGATGGTGTATCCGACACTGCAGGCGGCGATCGGCGACGTCGCGCATCCGCCCTGGCGCGCGTCGGCCGTCGGCGTGTATCGCCTGTGGCGCGACCTCGGCTATGCGCTGGGCGCGCTTCTGGCCGGCGTGACCGCCGATGCCTTCGGCCTGGCTGCCGCGATGTGGCTGGTGGCCGCGTTGACGTTCGCGTCGGGCCTGGTCTCGGCGATACGGATGGACGAAACGCTGCCGCGGGCGTCAGCCGCGCGGCTGCGCCCGGTGTGA
- a CDS encoding sigma-70 family RNA polymerase sigma factor — MDPATLWEQFGPPLRGFLARRVPPGVDADDLVQEVFLRVIRGLATLRGTDRPEAWLFQIARNALRDSLRARLRRDGRTDPLDGDLPADVDPGADRVAEAELAPCLTAMIDRLAEPYRTAITLTSLQGVSQADAARQLGVSASGMKSRVQRGRVQLRQMLLTCCSIAVDVRGGVSDFHKRAPGACGAPEETAVDGCGAAPCGNDAGRVASMDTGRRLQERGRE; from the coding sequence GTGGATCCCGCGACGTTGTGGGAGCAGTTCGGCCCGCCCCTCCGAGGGTTCCTGGCGCGCCGCGTGCCGCCGGGCGTCGACGCGGATGACCTCGTGCAGGAGGTCTTCCTTCGCGTCATCCGAGGCCTGGCCACGTTGCGCGGCACCGATCGCCCCGAAGCCTGGCTCTTCCAGATCGCGAGGAACGCGCTGCGGGACTCGCTGCGCGCTCGCCTGCGGCGCGACGGACGCACGGATCCCCTTGACGGAGATCTGCCTGCCGACGTCGATCCAGGCGCCGACCGGGTTGCGGAAGCCGAACTGGCGCCCTGCTTGACGGCGATGATCGACCGCCTGGCCGAGCCGTACCGCACCGCGATCACGCTGACGTCACTGCAGGGCGTCTCGCAGGCGGACGCCGCCCGCCAACTCGGCGTCTCTGCCTCGGGCATGAAGTCGCGCGTGCAGCGCGGGCGGGTGCAGCTGCGTCAGATGTTGTTGACGTGCTGCAGCATCGCAGTGGACGTGCGCGGGGGCGTCTCGGACTTTCACAAGCGCGCTCCCGGGGCGTGTGGCGCACCGGAAGAGACGGCCGTTGACGGGTGCGGCGCTGCGCCGTGCGGGAACGACGCGGGGCGCGTTGCGTCCATGGACACCGGCCGTCGTCTTCAGGAGCGTGGCCGCGAATAG
- a CDS encoding response regulator, giving the protein MTPGATQPATGAPAPQRRARLLFVDDEAMVLDGLRNILHRDRRLWHIAFAQSGEAALAELTRQPADVVVSDLRMPGMDGATFLSEVRSRWPATARIVLSGHAEERIVVRAAAVAHQYLSKPLEPEALRRTITRTLDLCRLLQDPKVGAAVGRLDRLPLRPSVFLELSALLESERASADQITEVVERDPAICLKMLQLVNSAYFGLARPISSIRQAVVYLGSTRIKELALSAELFGRAIDHDVGGTMEGIQCHSLATAAVARQLVSRPEQGDEAFTAALLHDIGRIVLGLGIPGQYAEIAREAERTARPVHDVERERLGTDHAAVGACLLTLWGLPFSIAEVVAFHESPSDIGDGPCDVLAAVHVADRLVSAARRGAESEVIDRVFLERAGFTPQLERWTAVAQAWLGAHGKSASAHRPAGGGNDGA; this is encoded by the coding sequence ATGACCCCCGGGGCGACGCAGCCGGCCACTGGCGCGCCCGCACCTCAGCGACGTGCCCGCCTCCTGTTCGTTGACGACGAGGCCATGGTGCTCGACGGTCTCCGCAACATCCTGCATCGCGACCGCCGGCTCTGGCACATCGCGTTTGCTCAGAGCGGCGAGGCCGCGCTGGCGGAGCTGACCCGCCAGCCCGCGGACGTCGTCGTCAGTGATCTCCGTATGCCGGGCATGGACGGAGCGACGTTTCTCTCCGAGGTGCGCAGCCGCTGGCCGGCCACGGCTCGCATCGTGTTGTCGGGACATGCCGAGGAGCGCATCGTCGTGCGCGCCGCGGCGGTTGCGCACCAATACCTGAGCAAGCCGCTGGAACCCGAGGCGCTGAGGCGTACGATCACTCGAACGCTCGATCTGTGTCGCCTCCTCCAGGATCCCAAGGTGGGCGCCGCAGTCGGCCGCCTGGATCGGCTCCCGTTGCGGCCGTCAGTCTTCCTCGAGCTCTCAGCCCTCCTCGAGTCCGAACGCGCGTCCGCCGATCAGATCACCGAAGTGGTCGAGCGCGATCCCGCCATCTGCCTCAAAATGCTTCAGCTCGTCAACTCCGCATACTTTGGGTTGGCGCGCCCGATCAGCAGCATTCGGCAGGCGGTCGTTTACTTGGGCAGCACGCGCATCAAGGAGTTGGCCTTGAGCGCCGAGCTGTTTGGCCGCGCCATCGATCATGACGTCGGGGGCACGATGGAGGGCATCCAGTGCCATTCATTGGCCACGGCCGCGGTCGCGCGCCAGCTGGTGTCGCGCCCCGAACAGGGCGACGAGGCCTTCACTGCGGCATTGCTCCACGATATCGGCCGCATCGTCCTCGGTCTGGGCATCCCGGGCCAGTACGCGGAGATCGCCCGTGAGGCTGAGCGCACTGCGCGCCCCGTTCACGACGTCGAGCGCGAGCGCCTTGGGACGGATCACGCGGCGGTTGGTGCCTGCCTGTTGACGCTCTGGGGTCTGCCGTTTTCGATCGCCGAGGTCGTGGCATTCCATGAGTCGCCATCCGACATAGGAGACGGCCCCTGCGACGTGCTTGCGGCCGTGCATGTGGCCGACCGGCTGGTGAGCGCCGCGCGGCGCGGCGCGGAATCGGAAGTAATCGATCGCGTATTTCTTGAGCGTGCGGGGTTCACCCCGCAGCTCGAGCGGTGGACAGCCGTCGCGCAGGCATGGCTGGGCGCGCACGGCAAGTCAGCCAGCGCGCATCGTCCGGCGGGAGGGGGCAATGACGGCGCCTGA
- a CDS encoding hybrid sensor histidine kinase/response regulator, producing MDDEAAVIDALASVLRRRFDVVVASSGPAGIEALLNEGPFAVVISDFQMPGMSGGEFLAQASVVAPAAVRVLLTGHASLAAAMTAVNEGHVYRLLTKPVPTAQLVEAIEAAADQAREADADRELLTRRVEAFSRHLVRADRLAKDAQLSRAATMRLEILVSELCQLAGRLAGQAAATGPFDRGDAQRLSTLAADIKGCAAQMCRTEVNNMAEGRDTELATAIAATVQELQTADLCSDSEIRISVPGAPVVRMQHVDLRQLLRNVIINAIEAANAAAAVDGRAPRVAVDVMTDTETATVVVSDNGAGIPPVSAALIFEPYFTTKPSGGVGLFAARQIVGRSGGTLTVASTPGRGAAFTIRVPLATPA from the coding sequence GTGGATGACGAGGCGGCGGTGATTGACGCCCTTGCGAGCGTGCTGCGACGTCGCTTTGACGTTGTCGTTGCGTCGAGCGGGCCGGCTGGAATCGAAGCGCTCTTGAACGAGGGGCCCTTCGCTGTCGTGATCTCGGACTTCCAGATGCCCGGAATGAGTGGCGGCGAATTCCTGGCCCAGGCCAGCGTCGTCGCGCCGGCGGCGGTGCGAGTGCTCTTGACAGGCCACGCGAGCCTGGCCGCCGCCATGACTGCCGTCAACGAGGGCCATGTCTACCGCTTGCTGACGAAGCCGGTCCCGACCGCACAGCTGGTTGAGGCCATCGAGGCGGCGGCCGACCAAGCGCGCGAGGCCGACGCCGATCGCGAGCTGCTCACCCGTCGTGTGGAGGCGTTCTCGAGACATCTGGTGCGCGCCGACCGGCTTGCGAAAGACGCGCAGCTGTCGCGAGCAGCGACCATGCGCCTCGAGATCCTTGTATCCGAGTTGTGCCAGCTGGCTGGGCGCCTGGCCGGCCAGGCCGCCGCTACGGGGCCATTCGACCGTGGCGATGCGCAGCGGCTGTCGACGCTGGCCGCCGACATCAAGGGCTGTGCGGCACAGATGTGTCGGACAGAAGTCAACAACATGGCGGAAGGCCGCGATACCGAACTGGCTACTGCGATCGCGGCGACCGTCCAAGAACTGCAGACGGCCGACCTTTGCTCGGACTCCGAAATCCGAATATCCGTCCCAGGTGCCCCCGTCGTGCGCATGCAGCATGTGGACCTTCGCCAACTGCTGCGCAACGTCATCATCAATGCCATTGAAGCGGCCAACGCGGCGGCCGCCGTCGACGGTCGAGCGCCACGGGTGGCCGTCGATGTCATGACCGACACCGAGACGGCGACCGTGGTCGTGAGCGACAACGGCGCTGGCATTCCGCCCGTGAGCGCCGCCTTGATCTTCGAGCCGTACTTCACGACCAAGCCGAGCGGAGGAGTGGGCTTGTTCGCAGCGCGCCAGATTGTCGGCCGCAGCGGTGGGACGCTCACCGTGGCGTCCACGCCTGGGCGGGGCGCGGCGTTCACGATTCGAGTGCCCCTGGCCACGCCGGCGTGA
- a CDS encoding YnfA family protein, translating to MRTTLVYVLAAFAEIAGCFSFWAWLRSQHSGLWVIPGMFSLAVFAYLLTLVDSSVAGRAYAAYGSVYIMASLVWLWLVEETPPDRWDVLGATIALVGAAVIVFGPRAV from the coding sequence ATGCGCACCACCCTCGTCTACGTGCTCGCCGCGTTCGCCGAGATTGCCGGCTGCTTCTCATTCTGGGCATGGCTGCGCAGCCAGCACTCCGGGCTGTGGGTCATTCCCGGAATGTTCTCGCTGGCGGTGTTCGCCTACCTGCTCACACTGGTCGACAGCAGCGTCGCCGGCCGGGCTTACGCCGCGTATGGCAGCGTCTACATCATGGCTTCGCTGGTGTGGCTCTGGCTGGTCGAGGAGACGCCACCCGACCGGTGGGATGTGCTGGGAGCGACGATCGCATTGGTGGGTGCGGCGGTTATCGTGTTCGGCCCGCGCGCGGTGTGA